The following proteins are encoded in a genomic region of Dokdonia donghaensis DSW-1:
- a CDS encoding helix-turn-helix transcriptional regulator has protein sequence MNSKKTILLPKYQKIFEQIGENIKLARKRRKLTTQQVAERAGIHRATLYRIEKGDPAVSIGLYFNVFRVLNLQNDFLKLANDDEFGRKLQDLDLL, from the coding sequence ATGAACTCTAAGAAAACAATACTTCTTCCTAAATATCAGAAGATTTTTGAGCAAATAGGTGAGAACATTAAACTTGCCAGGAAACGTAGAAAACTAACTACACAACAAGTAGCAGAACGTGCTGGGATTCACAGAGCCACACTTTATCGCATAGAAAAAGGCGATCCTGCCGTTTCAATAGGTTTATATTTTAATGTTTTTAGAGTCCTTAATCTTCAAAATGATTTTTTAAAATTAGCTAATGATGATGAATTTGGTAGAAAACTACAGGATCTTGATTTATTATAG
- a CDS encoding type II toxin-antitoxin system HipA family toxin, with product MGKGKFNIYVYADWLGLDTPTIVGTLSAHFAKGKKAFSFEYDRKWLKSKSQHLLDPDLDFFSGAQYPTNKENFGVFLDSMPDTWGKTLMKRRAAQNARAKSEKAKTLYEIDYLLGVYDQSRMGALRFKTDLNGPFLDNDEHSPTPPWSSLGDLQEAVYQLENDDHNETIRKWIAVLIAPGSSLGGARPKANVLDNDKNLWIAKFPSKTDTIDKAAWEYLAYKLALNAGINMAESKIQKISGTYHTFITRRFDRENRKRIHFASAMTMTGNSEDSNKGRTPSYLEIVEVIENYGVHIERNLHQLWRRIVFNIAISNTDDHLRNHGFILKDEGWILSPAYDLNPSIEKNGLSLNIDMDDNALDFGLAKSVGSYFRLNENEMNTIIQEVLLAVKNWKTIAKNIGIKKSEMELMSGAFRY from the coding sequence ATGGGAAAGGGTAAATTTAACATATACGTTTATGCAGACTGGTTAGGACTAGATACTCCTACTATAGTTGGAACTTTATCGGCTCATTTTGCCAAAGGTAAAAAAGCGTTCAGTTTTGAATATGATCGCAAGTGGCTTAAAAGTAAATCACAGCACCTACTCGATCCAGATCTTGATTTTTTTTCTGGCGCACAATATCCAACAAATAAAGAGAATTTTGGTGTTTTTCTGGATAGTATGCCAGACACTTGGGGAAAAACCTTGATGAAACGCAGAGCAGCACAAAATGCAAGAGCTAAAAGTGAAAAAGCCAAAACACTTTATGAAATAGATTATCTACTGGGTGTTTATGATCAGAGTAGAATGGGTGCTTTACGTTTTAAAACAGATTTAAATGGCCCTTTTCTTGATAATGATGAGCACAGCCCTACACCACCATGGTCTTCTTTAGGTGATTTACAAGAAGCTGTTTACCAATTAGAAAATGACGACCATAATGAAACCATTAGAAAATGGATTGCTGTTCTTATCGCACCTGGTTCTTCATTAGGTGGTGCAAGACCTAAGGCTAATGTGTTAGACAACGATAAAAACTTATGGATTGCAAAGTTTCCATCTAAAACAGATACCATTGATAAAGCTGCATGGGAATACCTAGCCTATAAATTAGCTTTAAATGCTGGTATAAATATGGCAGAATCTAAGATTCAAAAAATCAGCGGAACTTACCATACATTTATAACACGCAGGTTTGACAGAGAAAATAGAAAAAGGATTCATTTTGCATCTGCCATGACTATGACTGGTAACAGTGAAGATAGTAATAAAGGAAGAACTCCTAGTTATTTAGAAATAGTGGAAGTTATCGAAAATTATGGTGTACATATAGAAAGAAACCTTCACCAACTATGGCGACGTATCGTTTTCAATATCGCTATATCAAATACAGATGATCATTTGCGCAATCATGGTTTTATTTTGAAAGATGAAGGCTGGATTCTGTCGCCAGCATACGATTTAAATCCTTCTATTGAAAAGAATGGCTTATCCCTTAATATAGACATGGATGATAATGCATTGGACTTTGGACTGGCAAAAAGTGTAGGTTCTTATTTTCGCTTAAACGAAAACGAAATGAACACCATCATTCAAGAAGTTTTACTTGCGGTCAAAAACTGGAAAACTATTGCAAAAAACATAGGAATTAAGAAATCAGAGATGGAACTAATGTCTGGAGCTTTTAGATACTGA
- a CDS encoding site-specific integrase, with amino-acid sequence MRITIDGKRASMGISRTIDPNKWNQRKGRAIGNHKESAEINSHIDKLTYNVRKIHQELMDRNELVTSKKILNILNGKGEKARLLLDVFREHNQEADKLIGISMSKSTVKRYWTSYEHTKQFINEIYKEDDFPLQDINYDFIKKFEVFLKTVRNCNHNSTLKYINNFKKIIRLALTNEWMTRDPFYNYKVKFLEVKRDFLTEEKIDLLWEKELHFDRLKLVRDMFIFSCYTGLAYSDVEKLTKNDVSIGIDGSKWVCINRIKTNTKSSIPLLPIAAEIIERYAGHPSVKNTGKLIPVLSNQKSNLFLKEIAISCGINKILTTHLARHTFATTVTLTNGGSS; translated from the coding sequence ATGCGAATTACTATTGATGGTAAGCGTGCAAGTATGGGTATAAGTAGAACCATCGATCCCAACAAATGGAATCAGCGAAAAGGCAGAGCCATTGGAAACCACAAGGAAAGCGCTGAAATCAATAGTCACATAGATAAACTAACCTATAATGTCCGTAAGATTCATCAAGAACTTATGGATCGTAACGAGCTTGTTACTTCTAAAAAGATATTGAATATCTTAAATGGCAAAGGTGAAAAAGCTAGACTTTTACTAGATGTATTTAGAGAGCATAACCAGGAGGCCGATAAACTAATAGGGATAAGTATGTCCAAGAGTACGGTAAAAAGATACTGGACAAGCTATGAGCACACAAAGCAGTTTATAAATGAAATATATAAAGAGGACGACTTTCCACTGCAAGACATAAATTATGATTTTATAAAAAAGTTTGAAGTATTTCTGAAAACAGTAAGGAATTGTAATCATAACTCTACTCTTAAATACATTAATAATTTCAAGAAAATTATTAGACTAGCCTTGACAAATGAGTGGATGACACGAGATCCATTTTATAACTATAAGGTAAAATTTCTGGAAGTAAAGAGAGACTTTCTAACGGAAGAAAAAATAGACCTCTTATGGGAAAAAGAGCTTCATTTTGATCGTTTAAAGCTTGTTCGTGATATGTTTATTTTTTCTTGCTATACTGGACTTGCGTATTCAGATGTAGAAAAATTAACTAAAAATGATGTCAGTATAGGAATTGATGGTTCCAAATGGGTTTGTATTAATCGCATAAAAACCAACACTAAAAGTAGCATTCCCCTATTACCAATTGCTGCTGAAATTATTGAGCGCTATGCAGGTCACCCTTCAGTCAAAAATACCGGTAAATTAATCCCTGTTTTAAGTAATCAAAAATCTAACCTCTTTCTAAAAGAGATAGCTATATCTTGCGGAATAAATAAAATATTGACAACACATTTGGCTCGACATACCTTTGCAACCACTGTTACACTTACAAACGGGGGTTCCTCTTGA